A stretch of Ferribacterium limneticum DNA encodes these proteins:
- a CDS encoding response regulator transcription factor: MLKLLVVEDHALVREGLVRLLGQIEPGAQVQECADFESALNVLDNEGEFDLVLLDLALPGIDGFAGLDILRRRYPAMPVAVVSAFDDTPTITRVLNLGASGFIPKAFSGEALLSAVREVLAGNIFRPNGQSAARLDDATPVPPPTKGGVRPDEIGLTDRQGQVLALMVRGLSNRDIADQLGLSEGTVKIHATAVFKALGVNSRTQALVAVARYGVDFESVF; this comes from the coding sequence ATGTTGAAGCTGTTGGTGGTTGAAGATCATGCGCTGGTTCGCGAAGGTCTGGTTCGCCTGCTTGGGCAGATCGAACCCGGCGCCCAGGTTCAGGAGTGTGCGGATTTCGAATCGGCGCTGAATGTGCTCGATAACGAAGGCGAGTTCGATCTGGTCTTGCTCGACTTGGCGCTGCCGGGAATCGACGGCTTTGCCGGTCTCGATATCCTGCGCCGCCGCTACCCAGCCATGCCGGTCGCCGTCGTTTCGGCTTTCGACGATACGCCGACCATTACGCGCGTGCTGAATCTCGGGGCATCCGGATTCATTCCCAAGGCTTTTTCCGGCGAGGCATTGCTGTCAGCGGTACGCGAAGTATTGGCCGGCAACATCTTCCGGCCGAATGGCCAGTCGGCAGCGCGGCTCGATGATGCGACACCGGTGCCGCCGCCGACCAAGGGGGGTGTGCGCCCTGATGAAATCGGCCTGACCGACCGCCAAGGGCAAGTGCTGGCCTTGATGGTGCGCGGCCTGTCGAACCGGGATATCGCCGATCAGCTCGGTCTGTCAGAAGGCACGGTCAAGATTCATGCGACGGCCGTTTTCAAGGCGCTCGGGGTCAATAGCCGGACCCAGGCGCTGGTTGCCGTGGCCCGCTACGGCGTGGATTTCGAAAGCGTTTTCTGA
- a CDS encoding sensor histidine kinase: MPARKPETLALSVALAGTLVVLLVFLADLALARHRDLESGERRLQHFGLMMAEHTARTFEAVDVLLRETATDLSHSRRDWESWDPSKGWEYIAQRHSRAMPQLRDLIIFDRFGNQRFISTFFPAPHINVRDRPYFKALEEGAEAGTFGPYIGRNSGRYTYAIARRLTGDNGHFAGAAFAAMEPAYLQDFCWSNRLSDDFETVLINRKGEIIASCRPTDLSRQSPILGAQASTVLYSGQLRGFIPEGGLTTGNGYLISVSPIPGFADLRILSAIPEKTLLAAWYSRLFELGTLALLVSIVLLVTALLVRRQVRDMAAMTDELAASHDLLEERVRDATQELAGQKNAAERANTAKSRFLAAASHDLRQPLHALSLFATDLQRQLQSGTAKELPRLAEQIAASTTILGELLDSLLDISRLDVAGIKPDSRPTPVQPIFERLANSFRRAATDRNMTLRFRPTRRWVESDPIMLERMIANLVSNALRYTPPGGCVLIAARLRGDRVNIEVRDNGIGIAAEHQAAIFAEFYQVGNIAREQNKGLGLGLSIVDRLAKALGIEVTLRSRQGEGTRFSLSVARSHPEIAVPAASLPSPKAGKVHCIGTSDEMQECIELMERWDYLVSADDGSSTERRPEDAVLIADDELAAAVSAELATGMPLVVLVRDPARSLPTDAHALPVPVRPAKLRALLNQLQKTLSKSTP, translated from the coding sequence ATGCCCGCCAGAAAGCCCGAAACCCTTGCCCTGAGCGTTGCCCTGGCCGGCACGCTGGTGGTTCTGCTCGTCTTCCTGGCCGACCTCGCGCTGGCCCGCCACCGCGACCTGGAATCCGGCGAACGTCGCCTTCAACACTTCGGCCTGATGATGGCGGAACACACGGCACGAACGTTTGAAGCCGTCGACGTCCTGCTGCGCGAAACCGCGACCGACCTCTCGCACAGTCGGCGCGACTGGGAGAGCTGGGACCCGAGCAAGGGCTGGGAGTACATTGCCCAGCGCCATTCGCGGGCCATGCCGCAGCTGCGTGACCTGATCATCTTTGACCGCTTCGGCAACCAGCGTTTTATCTCGACCTTCTTTCCCGCGCCACACATCAACGTCAGGGACCGCCCTTATTTCAAGGCACTTGAGGAAGGCGCCGAAGCCGGGACCTTCGGCCCCTATATCGGGCGCAACAGCGGCCGTTACACCTACGCCATCGCCCGGCGCCTGACCGGCGACAACGGCCACTTTGCCGGCGCCGCCTTCGCCGCCATGGAGCCGGCCTATCTCCAGGATTTCTGCTGGTCGAACCGCTTGTCCGACGACTTCGAAACGGTTCTCATCAACCGAAAAGGCGAAATCATCGCCTCCTGTCGCCCCACGGACCTGAGCCGGCAATCGCCGATTCTCGGCGCCCAGGCCTCGACCGTCCTCTACAGCGGCCAATTGCGGGGTTTCATCCCGGAAGGCGGCTTGACCACCGGTAACGGCTATCTGATCTCCGTGTCGCCGATCCCCGGCTTTGCCGACTTGCGAATTCTCAGCGCCATTCCTGAAAAGACCCTGCTCGCCGCCTGGTACAGTCGCTTGTTCGAACTGGGCACGCTGGCCCTGCTGGTCAGCATCGTCCTGCTTGTCACGGCCCTGCTGGTCCGCCGCCAGGTTCGCGACATGGCGGCCATGACCGACGAACTGGCGGCCAGCCACGATCTTCTCGAAGAGCGCGTCCGCGATGCGACGCAGGAACTGGCCGGGCAGAAGAATGCCGCCGAACGCGCCAACACCGCGAAGAGCCGCTTTCTCGCGGCGGCCAGCCACGACTTGCGCCAGCCGCTGCACGCCCTGTCGCTATTCGCCACCGACCTGCAAAGACAACTCCAGAGCGGCACGGCGAAGGAGCTGCCACGACTGGCCGAGCAGATAGCCGCCTCGACCACCATTCTGGGCGAACTGCTCGATTCGCTGCTCGACATCTCCCGGCTCGACGTCGCCGGCATCAAGCCCGACAGCCGCCCCACCCCGGTGCAGCCAATATTCGAACGACTGGCCAACTCTTTCCGGCGCGCGGCAACCGACCGCAACATGACGCTGCGCTTCCGTCCGACCAGGCGATGGGTTGAATCAGACCCGATCATGCTTGAGCGCATGATCGCCAACCTGGTCTCCAACGCCCTGCGCTACACCCCGCCCGGTGGCTGCGTGCTGATTGCCGCCCGTCTGCGGGGCGATCGCGTCAATATTGAAGTCAGGGATAACGGCATCGGCATCGCGGCCGAACACCAGGCCGCCATTTTTGCCGAGTTCTATCAGGTCGGAAATATCGCCCGGGAACAGAACAAGGGCCTGGGCCTGGGGCTGTCCATCGTCGATCGCCTGGCCAAGGCGCTGGGCATCGAAGTTACGCTGCGTTCGCGGCAGGGAGAAGGCACACGCTTCTCACTCAGCGTTGCGCGCAGCCATCCGGAGATCGCCGTACCGGCGGCCAGCCTGCCCTCACCCAAAGCCGGCAAGGTCCATTGCATCGGCACCTCGGACGAAATGCAAGAGTGCATCGAGTTGATGGAGCGCTGGGATTATCTCGTCAGTGCCGACGACGGCAGCAGCACCGAGCGCCGGCCTGAAGATGCGGTACTGATCGCCGACGACGAACTCGCCGCTGCCGTCAGTGCCGAACTGGCCACGGGCATGCCCCTGGTCGTGCTGGTCCGGGATCCAGCCCGGAGCCTGCCGACCGACGCCCACGCCCTTCCCGTGCCGGTGCGCCCGGCCAAGCTGCGGGCGCTACTGAACCAGCTTCAGAAAACGCTTTCGAAATCCACGCCGTAG
- a CDS encoding class I SAM-dependent methyltransferase, which yields MISPPLRQFALQGAAAILVLSLAWPYYGLNAEAMPWLETSLAIGGVALVLATLSRQPWWWKLIHGGFMPLVWFTHTLAIDPIWFLLAAILLLLIFRGALSGQVPLYLSNKETVAALAEVLAERGPSRFLDLGAGLGSTTVPLADTLPDSHFTGYENAPLTWLVGRFFSLGRPNIRWRWDDLWMANLGDYDVVYAFLSPAPMPRLWEKVKAEMQPGSLFVSNSFPVPGATPDRIIEVDCTPPRPLYCYQL from the coding sequence ATGATTTCACCCCCGCTACGCCAGTTTGCCCTGCAAGGGGCGGCGGCGATCCTCGTTCTCTCGCTGGCCTGGCCGTATTACGGCCTGAACGCCGAGGCCATGCCGTGGCTGGAAACCAGCCTGGCCATCGGCGGCGTCGCCCTTGTTCTCGCCACCCTGTCGCGCCAGCCGTGGTGGTGGAAGCTGATTCACGGCGGCTTCATGCCGCTGGTCTGGTTCACCCACACGCTGGCCATCGACCCGATCTGGTTCCTGCTCGCCGCCATCCTGCTGCTGCTGATCTTTCGCGGCGCGCTGTCCGGGCAGGTGCCGCTCTACCTGTCGAACAAGGAAACGGTGGCCGCATTGGCCGAAGTGCTGGCCGAACGCGGCCCTAGCCGATTTCTCGATCTCGGCGCCGGGCTGGGCAGCACCACGGTACCGCTGGCCGACACCCTGCCCGACAGCCATTTCACCGGCTATGAAAACGCGCCGCTGACCTGGCTGGTCGGCCGCTTTTTCAGCCTCGGCCGACCCAATATCCGCTGGCGCTGGGATGATCTCTGGATGGCAAATCTCGGCGACTACGACGTGGTTTACGCCTTCCTCTCCCCTGCCCCTATGCCGCGCCTGTGGGAAAAGGTGAAAGCCGAAATGCAGCCGGGCAGCCTGTTCGTCAGCAACAGCTTTCCGGTGCCCGGCGCGACGCCCGACCGCATCATCGAGGTCGATTGCACGCCGCCTCGCCCGCTCTATTGCTATCAGCTATAG
- a CDS encoding DUF4339 domain-containing protein — protein MSEAQSEAAWFYEENGQRKGPVVEPDLVKLIKASVISHGTAVWKQGFPDWLSVENTELRVHLDNTAPPPLSGEKINNTLVWLLAFAPLIGYFLEWFIAGAIHGNQVGAAIAMADSKYWFVTLGLNIALAFFDERRLKSAGHNTEKFKGWIWLVPVYLYQRAKATKQNLAYFIVWIVCFVLVLIS, from the coding sequence ATGAGCGAAGCACAATCAGAAGCCGCATGGTTTTATGAGGAAAATGGTCAGAGAAAGGGCCCCGTCGTGGAGCCAGACCTAGTTAAGCTCATAAAGGCATCCGTCATTTCGCATGGGACCGCAGTTTGGAAACAAGGGTTTCCGGACTGGTTGTCGGTTGAGAATACTGAATTGCGCGTCCATCTGGACAACACAGCCCCGCCACCACTCTCTGGCGAGAAAATCAACAACACCCTCGTCTGGCTTCTGGCATTTGCCCCGCTGATCGGCTATTTCCTTGAATGGTTTATCGCGGGTGCCATTCATGGAAATCAGGTTGGTGCTGCAATTGCCATGGCCGATAGCAAGTACTGGTTTGTCACTCTTGGATTGAATATTGCGCTGGCGTTTTTCGACGAGAGGCGCCTTAAGTCCGCAGGGCACAACACCGAAAAGTTCAAAGGGTGGATTTGGCTCGTTCCCGTCTATTTGTATCAGCGAGCCAAGGCAACGAAGCAAAATCTCGCATATTTCATCGTCTGGATTGTGTGCTTCGTTTTGGTACTCATCAGCTGA
- a CDS encoding indolepyruvate ferredoxin oxidoreductase family protein yields the protein MSNLALPASLTATLDDKYTRTSGRVFLTGTQALIRLPMLQRERDLAAGLNTAGFISGYRGSPLGNLDLGLWKAKQHLAEHHITFQPGLNEDMAATAVWGSQQVNLFPGAQYDGVFGLWYGKGPGVDRCGDVFRHANAAGSSKFGGVLVIAGDDHAAKSSTLPHQTEHVFKALMMPVLYPANVQEYLDFGLHGWAMSRYSGCWVAFKALADTVETSASVNIDPAAVTPIFPPDFKLPPDGLNIRWPDPPLVQEARLLNHKLYAALAYCRANGLNKLIIDSPTPKLGILTAGKSYLDVRQALVELGIDDALAAEIGIRLYKVGMVWPLEPEGVRQFAEGLEEILVVEEKRQLLEYQLKEELYNWTDSQNRDVRPRVIGKFDEIGEWSEGNWLLPAAGELPVATIARVIAERIGRFFTSPTIAARLKVIADKQKAAQTPIVLAERKPHFCSGCPHNSSTKVPEGSRAVAGIGCHYMVTWMDRSTSTFTHMGGEGVPWVGQAPFTSEKHIFANLGDGTYFHSGLLAIRQSIAAKVPITYKILYNDAVAMTGGQPVDGILSVARITRQLEAEGIEKMVIVAAEPEKYLSGTVIPANAGIQCRPWIPGQAGNDGKIPVAHRDDLDAVQRELREYPGVSILIYDQVCATEARRRRKRGKMPPINQRVFINEAVCEGCGDCSVQSNCLSVVPVETAFGTKRQIDQSSCNQDFSCLKGFCPSFVTIEGGKPKKGNTAQPGTLDAEGWPILPAPTLPATTQPYNLLITGVGGMGVITLGALIGMAAHLDGKGISTLDMTGLAQKYGAVFSHLRIADRPEDIHAARIATGEAHAILGGDLVVSAGSEALSKMLEGRTRAVVSCTDTPTADFTRNRDWHFPLAGLQKSLTETLGSTAVDFIDAQHLATRLMGDALYANMLLLGVAWQKGLVPVSAASLDRAIELNGAAVAANREAFQWGRRVAADPEKVASIAGPLGGQPFVEQTLDELIASRVAHLTAYQDAALAQRYTDRLAGIRALGDEALTRTVATQYARLLAPKDEFEVARLYADSDFIRRLRDSFDGDFRLQFHLAPPLLAKPGPDGRPKKIRFGPWLMPALKLLAKARRLRHTWLNPFRFSAEFRVDRQLLADYEADLNFIIAHRPSPELTALANWPAEVRGFGLVRSEAARKAASRREALRQLA from the coding sequence ATGAGCAATCTCGCTCTACCAGCCAGCCTCACCGCGACGCTGGACGACAAATACACCCGCACCTCCGGCCGCGTCTTCCTGACCGGCACCCAGGCCCTGATCCGCCTGCCCATGCTGCAGCGCGAACGCGATCTGGCGGCCGGGCTGAACACCGCCGGCTTCATCTCCGGCTATCGCGGCAGCCCGCTCGGCAATCTCGATCTCGGACTTTGGAAAGCCAAGCAGCACTTGGCAGAACACCACATCACCTTCCAGCCCGGCCTCAACGAAGACATGGCGGCGACCGCCGTGTGGGGCAGCCAGCAGGTCAATCTCTTTCCCGGCGCGCAATACGACGGCGTATTCGGCCTGTGGTACGGCAAGGGGCCGGGCGTGGACCGTTGCGGCGATGTTTTCCGCCACGCCAACGCTGCCGGCTCGTCAAAATTCGGTGGCGTGCTGGTCATCGCCGGCGACGACCACGCCGCCAAATCCTCGACCCTGCCGCACCAGACCGAGCATGTCTTCAAGGCGCTGATGATGCCGGTGCTCTACCCGGCCAACGTGCAGGAATACCTCGATTTCGGCCTGCACGGCTGGGCGATGAGCCGCTATTCCGGCTGCTGGGTGGCTTTCAAGGCGCTGGCCGACACCGTCGAAACCTCGGCCTCGGTCAATATCGACCCGGCTGCGGTCACCCCGATTTTTCCGCCAGATTTCAAATTGCCGCCGGACGGCCTCAACATCCGCTGGCCTGACCCGCCGCTGGTGCAGGAAGCCCGGCTGCTCAACCACAAACTTTACGCCGCGCTGGCCTATTGCCGGGCCAACGGACTGAACAAGCTGATCATCGATTCGCCGACCCCCAAGCTCGGCATCCTGACCGCCGGCAAGAGCTATCTCGACGTCCGCCAGGCGCTTGTTGAACTGGGTATCGATGACGCACTGGCCGCCGAGATCGGCATCCGGCTGTACAAGGTCGGCATGGTCTGGCCGCTGGAGCCGGAAGGCGTGCGGCAGTTTGCCGAAGGGCTGGAGGAAATCCTCGTCGTCGAGGAAAAGCGCCAGCTGCTCGAATACCAGTTGAAGGAAGAGCTCTACAACTGGACAGATTCGCAAAATCGCGACGTCCGCCCCCGCGTCATCGGCAAGTTCGACGAAATCGGCGAGTGGAGCGAAGGCAACTGGCTGCTGCCAGCCGCTGGAGAGCTGCCGGTCGCCACCATCGCCCGCGTCATTGCCGAACGGATCGGCCGCTTCTTCACGTCGCCGACCATCGCGGCCCGCCTGAAGGTCATCGCCGACAAACAGAAAGCCGCCCAGACGCCGATCGTGCTCGCCGAGCGCAAGCCGCATTTCTGCTCCGGCTGCCCGCACAACAGCTCGACCAAGGTACCCGAAGGTTCGCGCGCCGTCGCCGGCATCGGCTGCCACTACATGGTCACCTGGATGGACCGGTCAACCTCGACCTTCACCCACATGGGCGGCGAGGGCGTGCCCTGGGTTGGCCAAGCGCCTTTCACCAGCGAAAAGCACATCTTCGCCAACCTCGGCGACGGCACCTACTTCCACTCCGGCCTGTTGGCCATCCGGCAATCCATCGCCGCCAAGGTGCCGATCACCTACAAGATTCTCTATAACGACGCCGTGGCAATGACCGGCGGCCAGCCCGTTGATGGCATCCTCAGCGTCGCCCGCATCACCCGCCAGTTGGAGGCCGAGGGCATCGAGAAGATGGTCATCGTCGCGGCCGAGCCGGAGAAATATCTCTCGGGAACCGTCATTCCCGCGAACGCGGGAATCCAGTGTCGGCCATGGATTCCCGGTCAAGCCGGGAATGACGGAAAAATCCCGGTCGCACACCGTGATGACCTCGACGCCGTGCAGCGCGAACTGCGCGAATATCCCGGCGTCTCGATCCTGATCTACGACCAGGTCTGCGCCACCGAAGCCCGCCGCCGGCGCAAACGCGGCAAGATGCCGCCAATAAACCAGCGCGTCTTCATCAACGAAGCCGTCTGCGAAGGCTGCGGCGACTGCTCGGTGCAATCCAACTGCCTGTCCGTCGTGCCGGTCGAAACGGCCTTCGGTACCAAGCGGCAGATCGACCAATCGTCGTGCAATCAGGATTTCTCCTGTCTGAAAGGCTTCTGCCCCAGCTTCGTCACCATCGAAGGCGGCAAGCCGAAGAAGGGCAATACTGCCCAGCCGGGCACGCTCGATGCCGAAGGCTGGCCAATCTTGCCGGCCCCGACACTGCCCGCCACCACCCAACCCTACAACCTGCTGATCACCGGCGTCGGCGGCATGGGCGTCATCACCCTCGGCGCCCTGATCGGCATGGCCGCCCACCTCGACGGCAAGGGTATTTCCACCCTCGACATGACCGGTCTGGCGCAGAAATACGGCGCCGTCTTCTCGCACCTGCGCATCGCCGACCGACCGGAAGACATCCACGCCGCCCGCATCGCCACCGGCGAAGCACATGCCATTCTGGGCGGCGATCTGGTCGTCAGCGCCGGCAGCGAGGCACTCTCCAAGATGCTCGAAGGCCGCACGCGGGCCGTGGTCAGCTGCACCGACACGCCGACCGCCGACTTCACCCGCAACCGCGACTGGCACTTCCCGCTGGCCGGGCTGCAAAAGAGCCTGACCGAGACGCTGGGCAGCACCGCCGTCGATTTCATCGACGCCCAGCACCTCGCCACCCGGCTGATGGGCGATGCCCTCTACGCCAACATGCTGCTCCTCGGCGTTGCCTGGCAAAAAGGCCTGGTGCCGGTTTCCGCCGCCTCGCTCGACCGGGCCATCGAACTGAATGGTGCGGCCGTCGCCGCCAACCGCGAGGCCTTCCAGTGGGGCCGGCGCGTCGCGGCCGATCCGGAAAAAGTGGCCAGCATCGCCGGCCCGCTCGGCGGCCAGCCTTTCGTCGAGCAAACATTGGACGAACTGATCGCCAGCCGTGTCGCCCACCTCACCGCCTATCAGGATGCCGCCCTCGCCCAACGCTACACCGACCGGCTAGCCGGCATCCGCGCCCTCGGCGACGAAGCCTTGACGCGCACGGTCGCCACCCAGTACGCCCGCCTGCTCGCCCCCAAGGACGAATTCGAAGTCGCCCGCCTGTACGCCGACAGCGATTTCATCCGCCGCCTGCGTGACAGTTTCGACGGCGATTTCCGCCTGCAATTCCACCTCGCCCCGCCGCTGCTCGCCAAACCCGGCCCCGATGGACGCCCGAAGAAAATCCGCTTCGGCCCCTGGCTCATGCCCGCCCTCAAACTGCTCGCCAAGGCCCGCCGCCTGCGCCACACCTGGCTCAATCCTTTCCGATTTTCAGCCGAATTTCGGGTTGACCGTCAGCTACTCGCCGACTACGAAGCCGACCTCAATTTCATCATCGCCCACCGCCCAAGCCCGGAACTCACGGCCCTCGCCAACTGGCCAGCCGAGGTACGCGGGTTCGGGCTGGTTCGCAGCGAAGCGGCCAGGAAAGCGGCCAGCCGCCGGGAGGCGTTGCGGCAACTCGCCTGA
- a CDS encoding FAD-binding oxidoreductase → MTQKALPAALQQALQQQFQQRFSQGESTRLQHGRDESVHAPELPDGVILAESTDEVAQVVRLCAEHGVPVIPYGVGSSVEGHVLATSGGISLDLSGMNQVIAIHAEDGDATVQAGVTRKQLNDALKGTGLFFPIDPGADATLGGMAATRASGTNAVRYGTMRDNVLATTTVLADGRVMKTGGRARKSSAGYDLTRLLVGSEGTLGIMTELTVKLYPIPEAISAAVCTFPSIEAAVQTVIQTIQLGIPVARIELLDALSLKAINLFSKTTLAEAPTLFFEFHGSPSSAEEQAETVQAIADDLGGTNFEWAARPEDRSRLWQARHDAYFACLQLKPGCRCFPTDVCVPISRLAECIAATYEDIAQVSIPIALFGHVGDGNFHLVVLVDTDNAKEMEEAAWISRRVVKRAIAMEGTCTGEHGIGLGKKKYLVAEHGEVAVDVMRAVKMALDPRNLLNPGKVLP, encoded by the coding sequence GTGACCCAAAAAGCCCTCCCCGCAGCACTGCAGCAAGCCCTCCAGCAACAATTCCAGCAACGTTTTTCGCAAGGCGAATCGACCCGCCTGCAGCATGGCCGCGACGAATCGGTCCATGCGCCAGAACTGCCCGACGGCGTCATTCTGGCCGAAAGCACCGACGAGGTGGCGCAAGTCGTCCGCCTCTGTGCCGAGCATGGCGTGCCGGTCATTCCCTACGGCGTCGGCAGTTCGGTCGAAGGCCACGTGCTGGCGACCAGCGGCGGCATTTCGCTCGACCTCTCCGGCATGAACCAGGTGATCGCCATCCACGCCGAGGACGGCGATGCGACGGTACAAGCCGGCGTCACCCGCAAGCAGTTGAACGATGCGCTGAAAGGTACCGGCCTCTTCTTCCCGATCGACCCCGGTGCCGACGCAACGCTCGGCGGCATGGCCGCCACCCGCGCCTCCGGCACCAACGCCGTCCGCTACGGCACGATGCGCGACAACGTGCTGGCGACGACCACCGTGCTGGCCGATGGCCGCGTGATGAAAACCGGCGGCCGCGCCCGCAAGTCCTCGGCCGGTTACGATCTGACCCGCCTGCTGGTCGGCTCCGAAGGCACGCTGGGCATCATGACCGAGCTGACCGTCAAGCTCTACCCGATCCCCGAAGCCATTTCGGCCGCCGTGTGCACCTTCCCGAGCATCGAGGCAGCCGTCCAGACGGTGATCCAGACCATCCAGCTCGGCATCCCGGTCGCCCGTATCGAACTGCTCGATGCGCTGTCGCTGAAGGCGATCAACCTGTTCAGCAAGACCACGCTGGCCGAAGCGCCGACGCTGTTCTTCGAATTCCACGGCAGCCCTTCTTCCGCCGAAGAGCAGGCCGAAACCGTGCAGGCCATTGCCGACGATCTCGGCGGCACCAATTTCGAATGGGCCGCCCGGCCAGAAGACCGCAGCCGCCTGTGGCAAGCCCGGCACGACGCCTATTTCGCCTGCCTGCAACTGAAGCCGGGCTGCCGCTGCTTCCCGACCGATGTCTGCGTGCCGATCTCGCGCCTCGCCGAATGCATCGCCGCGACCTATGAAGATATCGCGCAAGTCAGCATCCCGATTGCGCTGTTTGGCCATGTCGGTGATGGCAATTTCCATCTTGTGGTGCTGGTCGATACCGACAACGCCAAGGAAATGGAAGAAGCCGCCTGGATCAGCCGTCGCGTCGTCAAAAGGGCGATTGCCATGGAAGGCACCTGCACCGGTGAGCATGGGATTGGGCTGGGGAAGAAGAAGTATCTCGTCGCCGAGCATGGGGAGGTGGCAGTCGACGTGATGCGCGCGGTGAAGATGGCGCTTGATCCGCGGAATTTGTTGAATCCTGGGAAGGTTTTGCCATAG